A window from Nocardioides mesophilus encodes these proteins:
- a CDS encoding MIP/aquaporin family protein codes for MDSLGRRTLVGELVAEFTGTMILILFGVGVVAQVVTSEGGLGDHDSIAWAWGLGVTFGVYAAARISGAHLNPAVSVALATFGDFEWRKVLPYSLAQTAGAFVAALLVRWIYADAIGTVDAGHTIATQGIFSTLPGNGAMDISTSTAFFDQVLGTAILLFLILAVTDARNNAPVAWIAPFIVGLIVVAIGMAWGTNAGYAINPARDFGPRLASFLTGYDTAFEDQRGALYFWVPIVAPLIGGVLGAGFYKVAIGRFLPAEDEPAEEGRIPEQAPREERVAENVAARAEHREPGA; via the coding sequence ATGGACTCACTCGGCAGAAGGACACTGGTGGGCGAGCTCGTCGCCGAGTTCACCGGCACCATGATCCTCATCCTCTTCGGCGTCGGCGTCGTCGCCCAGGTCGTCACCAGCGAGGGCGGGCTCGGCGACCACGACTCGATCGCCTGGGCCTGGGGGCTGGGCGTCACGTTCGGCGTGTACGCCGCCGCGCGGATCAGCGGCGCCCACCTGAACCCGGCCGTGTCGGTGGCGCTGGCCACCTTCGGCGACTTCGAGTGGCGCAAGGTCCTCCCGTACTCCCTCGCGCAGACCGCCGGGGCCTTCGTGGCCGCGCTGCTGGTCCGCTGGATCTACGCCGACGCGATCGGCACCGTCGACGCCGGGCACACGATCGCCACCCAGGGCATCTTCTCCACGCTGCCCGGCAACGGCGCGATGGACATCAGCACCAGCACGGCCTTCTTCGACCAGGTCCTCGGCACCGCGATCCTGCTGTTCCTGATCCTGGCCGTGACCGACGCCCGCAACAACGCCCCGGTCGCCTGGATCGCGCCGTTCATCGTCGGTCTGATCGTCGTCGCCATCGGCATGGCCTGGGGCACCAACGCCGGCTACGCCATCAACCCGGCGCGTGACTTCGGTCCCCGGCTGGCCAGCTTCCTGACCGGCTACGACACCGCCTTCGAGGACCAACGCGGCGCGCTGTACTTCTGGGTGCCGATCGTGGCCCCGCTCATCGGAGGCGTCCTCGGCGCCGGCTTCTACAAGGTCGCCATCGGCCGCTTCCTGCCCGCCGAGGACGAGCCGGCCGAGGAGGGCCGGATCCCCGAGCAGGCGCCCCGCGAGGAGCGTGTCGCGGAGAACGTCGCGGCCCGCGCCGAGCACCGCGAGCCCGGTGCCTGA
- the glpK gene encoding glycerol kinase GlpK produces the protein MAEYVGAIDQGTTSTRFMIFDHGGNEVARHQLEHEQIMPKAGWVEHNPVEIWERTSSVLQTALGRKGLTGADLAALGITNQRETTVVWNRKTGRPYYNAIVWQDTRTDSIAKALDADGRGDVIRRKAGLPPATYFSGGKIKWIMDNVEGVREAAEAGDAIFGNTDAWLLWNLTGGPRGGVHITDVTNASRTMLMNLETLDWDDELLGFFDIPRQMLPEIRPSSDPNLYGHTLEDGPLGTAVPLSAALGDQQAAMVGQVCLAPGEAKNTYGTGNFLLLNTGTELVRSENGLLSTVCYQFGDEKPVYALEGSIAVTGSAVQWLRDQMGLISGASQSESLAREVPDNGGVYFVPAFSGLFAPYWRSDARGAIVGLSRFNTNAHIARATLEAICYQSRDVADAMEKDSGVKLEVLKVDGGVTANDLCMQIQADVLGVPVSRPVVAETTALGSAYAAGLAVGFWTDREELRKNWNESKRWEPQWSEDEREAGYKGWQKAVTRTLDWVDVE, from the coding sequence ATGGCTGAATACGTCGGCGCCATCGACCAGGGCACCACGAGCACCCGTTTCATGATCTTCGACCACGGCGGCAACGAGGTCGCCCGGCACCAGCTCGAGCACGAGCAGATCATGCCGAAGGCCGGCTGGGTGGAGCACAACCCGGTGGAGATCTGGGAGCGCACCAGCTCGGTGCTGCAGACCGCGCTCGGACGCAAGGGGCTGACCGGCGCGGACCTCGCGGCCCTCGGCATCACCAACCAGCGCGAGACCACGGTGGTGTGGAACCGGAAGACCGGCCGCCCCTACTACAACGCGATCGTCTGGCAGGACACCCGCACCGACTCGATCGCCAAGGCCCTCGACGCCGACGGCCGCGGCGACGTCATCCGGCGCAAGGCCGGCCTGCCCCCGGCGACGTACTTCTCGGGCGGGAAGATCAAGTGGATCATGGACAACGTCGAGGGGGTGCGGGAGGCGGCCGAGGCCGGCGACGCGATCTTCGGCAACACCGACGCGTGGCTGCTGTGGAACCTCACCGGCGGCCCCCGGGGCGGCGTGCACATCACCGACGTGACGAACGCCAGCCGCACCATGCTGATGAACCTCGAGACCCTGGACTGGGACGACGAGCTGCTCGGCTTCTTCGACATCCCCCGGCAGATGCTCCCGGAGATCCGGCCGTCCTCGGACCCGAACCTCTACGGCCACACGCTGGAGGACGGCCCGCTCGGCACCGCCGTGCCGCTCTCCGCGGCCCTCGGCGACCAGCAGGCCGCCATGGTCGGCCAGGTCTGCCTGGCCCCCGGCGAGGCCAAGAACACCTACGGCACCGGAAACTTCCTGCTGCTGAACACCGGCACCGAGCTGGTCCGCTCCGAGAACGGCCTGCTCAGCACGGTCTGCTACCAGTTCGGCGACGAGAAGCCGGTCTACGCGCTGGAGGGGTCGATCGCCGTCACCGGTTCGGCGGTCCAGTGGCTGCGCGACCAGATGGGGCTGATCAGCGGGGCCTCGCAGAGCGAGAGCCTGGCCCGGGAGGTGCCCGACAACGGCGGCGTCTACTTCGTGCCGGCGTTCTCCGGGCTGTTCGCCCCCTACTGGCGCTCTGACGCCCGAGGTGCCATTGTCGGACTGTCGCGGTTCAACACCAACGCGCACATCGCCCGGGCGACCCTCGAGGCGATCTGCTACCAGAGCCGCGACGTGGCCGACGCGATGGAGAAGGACTCCGGGGTCAAGCTCGAGGTCCTGAAGGTCGACGGCGGCGTGACCGCCAACGACCTGTGCATGCAGATCCAGGCGGACGTGCTCGGCGTGCCGGTCAGCCGGCCGGTCGTCGCGGAGACCACCGCGCTCGGGTCGGCGTACGCCGCGGGCCTGGCGGTCGGTTTCTGGACCGACCGCGAGGAGCTGCGCAAGAACTGGAACGAGAGCAAGCGCTGGGAGCCCCAGTGGTCCGAGGACGAGCGCGAGGCGGGCTACAAGGGCTGGCAGAAGGCCGTGACCAGGACCCTGGACTGGGTGGACGTGGAATGA
- a CDS encoding IclR family transcriptional regulator: MSARVQSVERAAAILQVLADEHGPVSLAHLSAALGLAKATVHGLVQTLREVGFVDQDPVTGLYAVGAELLHLGATPLDRNELRARALNWTDALAGHTGESALVARLEDGEVMIAHHVFRPDTSQQSLQTGSSRPLHATALGKVLLAHDPRASRTLAGRQLESHTYRTVTDPGRLHRELADVRDLGWAASVEEWRPGHAGLAAPVRDRSGFVIGAVGIEGRADALCDGHLRPRATLVKHVMDAGRWISRELGHGRHG, from the coding sequence ATGTCAGCGCGCGTCCAGTCGGTGGAGCGGGCGGCCGCGATCCTGCAGGTGCTCGCCGACGAGCACGGTCCGGTCAGCCTCGCGCACCTCTCCGCGGCGCTCGGTCTGGCCAAGGCGACGGTGCACGGACTGGTCCAGACGCTGCGCGAGGTGGGCTTCGTCGACCAGGACCCCGTGACGGGGCTGTACGCCGTCGGCGCCGAGCTGCTGCACCTCGGCGCCACGCCGCTGGACCGCAACGAGCTCCGGGCACGGGCCCTGAACTGGACCGACGCGTTGGCCGGCCACACCGGGGAGTCCGCGCTGGTCGCGCGGCTGGAGGACGGCGAGGTGATGATCGCCCACCACGTGTTCCGGCCCGACACCAGCCAGCAGAGCCTGCAGACCGGATCGTCACGACCGCTGCACGCCACCGCGCTGGGCAAGGTGCTGCTCGCCCACGACCCGCGGGCGTCGCGCACGCTGGCCGGGCGGCAGCTGGAGAGCCACACCTACCGGACCGTCACGGACCCCGGCCGGCTGCACCGCGAGCTCGCCGACGTCCGCGACCTGGGCTGGGCCGCCTCGGTGGAGGAGTGGCGGCCGGGTCACGCCGGGCTGGCCGCCCCGGTGCGGGACCGCTCCGGCTTCGTGATCGGCGCGGTCGGCATCGAGGGCCGCGCCGACGCCCTCTGCGACGGGCACCTGCGACCCCGCGCGACGCTGGTCAAGCACGTGATGGACGCCGGCCGGTGGATCTCCCGCGAGCTCGGTCACGGGCGGCACGGGTGA